The stretch of DNA AGGGGATATTATTTTAAGACCCACCTGGGATGAATATTTTATAGAGATTGTAAATATTGTAAAAAAGCGTTCTACATGTCTTAGAAGACAGGTGGGTGCTGTGATTGCTTTAGATAATCATATTGTGGCAACTGGTTATAATGGTGTTCCAAGAGGTATTACCCATTGTGATGTTACTGGTTGTTTGAGAGAAAGACTGAACGTTCCATCAGGCGAAAGGCATGAATTATGTAGAGGCTTGCATGCTGAGCAAAATGCTATAATACAAGCAGCAAACTACGGAACATCGCTAAAGGGTTCTACAATATATACAAACTGCAAGCCCTGTTCAATATGTACCAAGATGATTATAAACGCTGGTATAAAAAGAATTGTATATGAAGAACATTATAATGATAAACTAGCCGATGAATTGCTTGCTGAAACTGATATTGAATTAGCCAGGTTTTCAAGAGATGATACTTTGTAAAAGCTATAAAAATAAAGGGATAAATGTCCCACACTATAAAGAAAAAACTGAAAATAAGCCTTTAGAATATCTCTCATTAAAAGAAGGGGATATTTTAAATATACCTCTAAGCCAGCATTTAGGAGCCCCAGCAAAACCAGTTATCAAAAAAGGTAGCGAGGTAAAAAAGGGTCAACTTATTGCTGAATCTAGTGCTTTTATTAGTGCCAATATCCATTCTCCAGTAAAGGGTGTAGTTAAATCGATAGATGTTGCAGAACATCCTTTATTTGGATATGTTCCCTCTATCAAGATTAATGTTACTTCAGCTGATGATGATTTAGAGCCTTTGGGAAGTAGCGATAAATTAACGGAGCTAATAAAAGATGCAGGGATTGTGGGTTTAGGTGGTGCAACCTTTCCAACCCATGTTAAGCTATCGCCGCCTAAAAAGATTGATACCTTTATAGTCAACGGAGCTGAGTGTGAACCCTATTTAACAGGTGATTATAGATTGCTTGTTGAAAAAAGTGAGAATATAATTAAAGGTGCTTTATTAATAAAGGATCTGCTCAAAGCTGAAAATTTTTTTGTTGCTATAGAAGATAATAAAAAGAAAGCAATCGAGATATTTAAAAATTTAGAACAAAAATATGGTTTCCAATTAGCTGTATTAGAGAGTAAATATCCACAAGGTGGTGAAAAACAATTAATTAAGTCTGTTTTAGATAGGGTTGTCCCTGAAGGTGGACTACCGCTTGATATTGGAGTGGTAGTCGACAATGTTGCCACAGTAAATGCTGTTTATGAGGCTTATTATTTGAAAAAACCATTAATAGAGAGAACTGTAACAGTTACTGGTGCCGTAAAAGAGCCAAAAAACCTTATAGTTAGGCTTGGCACACCCATTAAGGCATTGATTGATGCTTGTGGTGGTTTTATAGGGGATGCTGGCAAAATTATTATGGGTGG from Deferribacterota bacterium encodes:
- a CDS encoding cytidine/deoxycytidylate deaminase family protein, giving the protein MQKISYIQGDIILRPTWDEYFIEIVNIVKKRSTCLRRQVGAVIALDNHIVATGYNGVPRGITHCDVTGCLRERLNVPSGERHELCRGLHAEQNAIIQAANYGTSLKGSTIYTNCKPCSICTKMIINAGIKRIVYEEHYNDKLADELLAETDIELARFSRDDTL
- the rsxC gene encoding electron transport complex subunit RsxC, giving the protein MILCKSYKNKGINVPHYKEKTENKPLEYLSLKEGDILNIPLSQHLGAPAKPVIKKGSEVKKGQLIAESSAFISANIHSPVKGVVKSIDVAEHPLFGYVPSIKINVTSADDDLEPLGSSDKLTELIKDAGIVGLGGATFPTHVKLSPPKKIDTFIVNGAECEPYLTGDYRLLVEKSENIIKGALLIKDLLKAENFFVAIEDNKKKAIEIFKNLEQKYGFQLAVLESKYPQGGEKQLIKSVLDRVVPEGGLPLDIGVVVDNVATVNAVYEAYYLKKPLIERTVTVTGAVKEPKNLIVRLGTPIKALIDACGGFIGDAGKIIMGGPMMGLSVFSLETPVNKATSGIIVQNKSEVVDKKITNCIRCGKCVRVCPMDLKPLLMEQCIIAEQYERLKDLHLFNCIECGCCAYICPARRQLVANFKTGKVSLNKYLKDRNARK